The Nostoc sp. 'Peltigera membranacea cyanobiont' N6 genome contains the following window.
CGGGCGGTGGTGGCAATGATACGATCGATGGGGGTAAGGGTGACGATTTGTTGTCCGTAGATTATATCTATGCTACCGGGGGAATCACAACAACATTCGATACCAGTACTAACATTGGTTTAATTACGGCGGGCACGAATAGCGTTAGCTACAAGAATATCGAACAATTAAGTATCTCAGGTACAGACTACGATGACAATATTGTGGGGAGCAATGGTAACGATACACTCTCCACGGGCGATGGTGGCAATGATACGATCGATGGAGGGGCAGGTAACGATTACTTAGGAGTAAATTACTACAATACTAACGCAGGAATCACAACGACATTCGATAGCACTACTAACATTGGTTTAATTACGGCGGGCACGAATAGCGTTAGCTACAAAAATATCGAACAATTCAATATCTCAGACACAGCCTACGATGACAATATTGTGGGGAGCAATGGTAACGATACGTTTTATATAAGCAATGGTGGCAATGATACGATCGATGGAGGGAGAGGTAACGATTACTTAGGACTCGATTACTACGATTCTGCCGCAGGAATCACAACAACATTCGATACCACTACTAATGTTGGCTCAATTACGGCAGGCACGAATAGCGTTACCTATAAGAATATCGAACAATTCAGTATCATGGGCACAGACTACAATGACAATATTGTGGGAAACAATGGCAATGATACGATCTACGGAGACCAATATGGCAATGATACCTTCAAAGGTGGCGCTGGTGACGATTACTTAAGTGTTTTGGCTTCATCAGGCGATAAGATATTGGATGGTGGCGATGGTAATGATATTCTCACAGCCTCTAATGCCACTGGTAATAACACACTCATTGGTGGTAATGGCGATGATATCCTCACAAGTGGTGCTGGCAATGATATCCTCATAGGAGGCTATGGTAATGATAGCCTCTATGGGGGAAATACCATCTATGCTGGAAACCCAAACCCTACTGATACCTTTGCTTTCAATAGTTACAATGAAGGCGTTGATACTATTTTTAATTTCAACACCAATCATGGACAGATTCAGGTATCGGCTGATGGTTTTGGTGGCGGGTTATCAATAGGTTCGCTTCAGACAAATCAGTTTACCCTGGGAACATCTGCAACGACAAGCAATCAACGATTTATTTATAACAGTGCTACAGGTGCATTGTTCTTTGACCAAGATGGCAGTGCGGCTGGGTTTACTCAGGTAAAATTTGCACAACTATCTAGTGGATTGTCACTAACCAACAACAATTTTGTGGTTGTTTAATCTTTATTAGCGCTTGGCGATCGCCAAGCAATCCGATTTGCGGGGTGCTATTTTTAGCATCTCGCATTCCATTGCTCAATGCAAGTCGTTTTGGTAAGCGCTCGCAATTCTTGTCGAGAAAGCCTTTGCTCAAATTCTTTGAGGGATGATAATGTAGCCTGTGGTGCGATCGCCTAATACCAAATTACGTTCTTCTCCCCAATACCACCAGTATGCACCAATGTAAGCGCAAACTAGGCTATCTAGTTTATCTTCGACTGCTTTGAGGGCTACGCCGGTGGTGGGGATTTCAAGAGGAAAGGAACCGCAGAGGCGCAGAGTCCGCAGAGAGGGGGAAAGAGAGGGGAGGATATTGAGAAGATAATTTTGGAGTTTGATTAGTTCTAGGCGGCGATCGCTGAGTCGTCCTTTTTTGTATTTGAGGATGCGTTCTAAGTTGAATAGGTTAACGATTGCTGGGTGGGGGAAGACTTCTATTTGATATCTGCTGAGTTTTTGCGGTTCAATTGTGGGTGCGTGGGCAAAACCGCGTGATTCTAATTCTAAGCCAAAGTTGATGGTGCGATCGGCAAAGGGTAGGTTTTGATTAGCTGGGTAGCATCCCGCATGATATTTGCCAAAGTATTTGTGGCTAAGTTTGTCGGGGAGGCGACTCCCGGTAGCGTTGGGTATGAGGGTAGGTGCATCTACGGCGATGATAGCTGGTTCCTTTTGCACGCTTTGATCGATCCAGGTGAGAATGTCTGCAATGGCTTCTTTGCGGTCTAGATCGAGGAGTTGCAGTTGTCCATCTATCCATTCTAAACAGCACAATCCACTTGGTTGCGATCGCCAGCCTAAATCAATGCCAATAAATTTCATTGTAATAACACGAATTTGCACTTATTTTCACATTTACGGGCAACCATTTCCCTAAATTTTCTTGCTAAAAATCGTGAAAAATAATCTTATAATCTTAAAAAGATTGTTTTAATTTATTTTATCTGGCAATAAATTAATCAAGATTATTCCCATGAAAATCTTATTTTTACATCCCAATTTCCCCTCGCAATTTCGTAACCTAGCGACAGTTTTAGGTAAAGATCCTAATTGTCAAGTTGTCTTTGGGACAAATCGTCGTGAAGGGGAAATACCTGGGGTTTATAAAGCTATTTATACTCCTTCTCGTGAAGCTGCTCCCCAAACCCACCATTATGTCCGCAGCCTGGAAAATGCTGTTCTTACCGCCCAGGCTGTCTATCGCGTGGCAGAAAAATTAAAAGCCGAGGGTTTCGTTCCAGATATAGTTTACGGCCATTCTGGTTGGGGGCCAACTTTATTTATGAAAGATGTTTTTCCCAAAGCAGAATTATTGTGTTATTTCGAGTGGTTTTATCACGCTCACGGTTCGGATGCAGATTTTGATCCCAATGAACCACTGAATGCTGATGATGAATGCCGTATCCGCGTGAAAAATACACCGATTTTGACTGATTTATATAGCTGCGATCGCGGTCTTTCTCCGACGTATTGGCAGCGACAGCAATTTCCCAAAGAATATCATAGCAAACTCACTGTAATTCATGATGGTGTTGATACCAATTTTTTTGTTCCCAAACCAGGTGCAAAGTTAGTTTTACCAAGAATAAATCTGGATCTTTCCCATGTGGAAGAGTTGGTAACTTATGTAGGACGCGGGATGGAACCTTATAGAGGTTTTCCGCAGTTTATGGAAACGGTAGCGCTAATTCAGCAGCGAAGACCTAAGTGCCATGTAGTAGTTGTAGGAGAAGATCGGGTGGCTTATGGGAAGAATCTCCCTAATGGTCAGACTTATAAACAATTAATGCTAGAAAAATTAAAATCATCTTTGGATTTATCGAGGCTGCACTTTACAGATAGGCTTCCTTACAATGAGTACCTTCAGGTTTTACAAGCTTCTTCTGCTCATATTTATTTAACCCGTCCTTTTGTTTTATCTTGGTCAATGTTAGAAGTAATGGCAGCAGGATGTTTACTAATAGCTTCTAAGACTTCGCCAGTATTAGAAGTCGTACAAGATGGAGTAAATGGACTGCTAGTAGATTTCTTTTCTCCCCAAAACATTGCTAATCGGATTGAAGAAGCACTGAATCATCCCCAAGAAATGAA
Protein-coding sequences here:
- a CDS encoding DUF429 domain-containing protein, producing the protein MKFIGIDLGWRSQPSGLCCLEWIDGQLQLLDLDRKEAIADILTWIDQSVQKEPAIIAVDAPTLIPNATGSRLPDKLSHKYFGKYHAGCYPANQNLPFADRTINFGLELESRGFAHAPTIEPQKLSRYQIEVFPHPAIVNLFNLERILKYKKGRLSDRRLELIKLQNYLLNILPSLSPSLRTLRLCGSFPLEIPTTGVALKAVEDKLDSLVCAYIGAYWWYWGEERNLVLGDRTTGYIIIPQRI
- a CDS encoding glycosyltransferase family 4 protein codes for the protein MKILFLHPNFPSQFRNLATVLGKDPNCQVVFGTNRREGEIPGVYKAIYTPSREAAPQTHHYVRSLENAVLTAQAVYRVAEKLKAEGFVPDIVYGHSGWGPTLFMKDVFPKAELLCYFEWFYHAHGSDADFDPNEPLNADDECRIRVKNTPILTDLYSCDRGLSPTYWQRQQFPKEYHSKLTVIHDGVDTNFFVPKPGAKLVLPRINLDLSHVEELVTYVGRGMEPYRGFPQFMETVALIQQRRPKCHVVVVGEDRVAYGKNLPNGQTYKQLMLEKLKSSLDLSRLHFTDRLPYNEYLQVLQASSAHIYLTRPFVLSWSMLEVMAAGCLLIASKTSPVLEVVQDGVNGLLVDFFSPQNIANRIEEALNHPQEMNGIRANARETILKHYDLAKLLPQHLQWMFAGKNSESLKKRSVSKGFGKH